From the Bacteroidota bacterium genome, one window contains:
- a CDS encoding four helix bundle protein produces the protein MAYQFINIGEEFLHFGAEIIIISQRLSKSSAHKSLINQLLRSGTAAGANYEEACGTEDKADFIHKLHISYKELREADYWLRLIRQSGILNTDVTDNALAKSELLLNIIGKSLITAKKGREMKDEE, from the coding sequence ATGGCTTATCAATTTATAAATATTGGCGAGGAATTTCTTCATTTTGGCGCTGAAATCATAATAATATCCCAAAGACTATCAAAATCTTCAGCACATAAATCATTAATAAATCAGCTATTGCGAAGCGGAACAGCGGCCGGTGCTAATTATGAAGAAGCTTGCGGAACAGAGGACAAGGCGGACTTTATCCATAAGTTGCATATATCGTATAAAGAACTCAGGGAAGCCGATTACTGGTTGCGACTGATCAGGCAATCCGGAATTCTGAACACAGATGTAACCGATAATGCACTTGCTAAATCTGAATTACTGCTAAATATTATTGGGAAATCACTAATTACGGCAAAAAAGGGGCGGGAAATGAAGGATGAAGAATGA
- a CDS encoding DUF2807 domain-containing protein has product MPARYYIGFTIFLALILSSCEKLDLGDCFKSTGEIIIEERKLPEFEHIVLEDNVNVILTQDNQCSIHVQAGENLIGSVITEVNDGQLTIRNENQCNWIRSYNKDIYVYLAVKNLVSIYYKASGNIISTNTIVSDSLNIAVWDGSGLIDMEIQTLNSVLSLHYGTVDFNIHGHTQVEYIYAASYGPFHCQDLVSTFCFMNNRGSNDCFVNCTKVLEVEIENIGNIYYKGDPEIIKSKITGTGQLIKLEE; this is encoded by the coding sequence ATGCCTGCACGTTATTACATCGGGTTCACCATCTTTCTTGCACTGATCCTTTCATCGTGTGAAAAGCTTGATTTGGGAGATTGTTTTAAAAGCACTGGGGAAATCATTATTGAAGAACGTAAATTACCTGAATTTGAACACATTGTCCTCGAAGATAACGTCAACGTCATCCTTACTCAAGATAACCAGTGCAGCATCCATGTTCAAGCAGGTGAAAATCTTATCGGATCAGTTATCACAGAAGTAAATGATGGTCAATTAACCATTAGAAATGAAAATCAATGTAACTGGATACGGAGTTACAATAAAGATATCTATGTGTATCTTGCCGTTAAGAATCTCGTAAGCATCTATTATAAGGCATCAGGCAATATCATCAGCACGAATACGATTGTCAGTGATTCCTTAAATATAGCAGTATGGGATGGATCGGGATTAATTGATATGGAGATACAGACTTTAAACTCTGTTCTGAGCTTGCACTATGGCACGGTTGATTTTAACATCCATGGTCATACTCAGGTTGAATATATTTACGCTGCAAGCTATGGCCCTTTCCATTGTCAGGACCTTGTTTCTACATTTTGCTTTATGAATAACCGTGGCTCCAACGATTGCTTTGTGAATTGTACAAAAGTACTGGAGGTGGAAATCGAGAATATCGGGAATATCTACTATAAAGGTGATCCGGAAATCATTAAATCAAAGATTACCGGTACAGGCCAGCTAATAAAGCTGGAAGAATGA
- a CDS encoding M28 family metallopeptidase: MLLPLIFGCSDNQIKEIILPPDFTGNIFRHITELTKIGPRYVGSNFEKQAAVYIENQLNQIGLETTKENFQFETFEIQQSQLFVGSDTIIPSRICFNPYKDSLTVSDRFVLIDSLSDNDISNKFVVASEKINYFQIVFRNPKMIIYVDSRDLEKLKNVEDRNFKLKIKGKIEKYHSANVVADLKSTNENAKEIILCAHYDSFHGSPGADDNASGISALIELSRILFNNSRKLDDFNIKFVAFSGEEKGLLGSRHFLDAHSNDFKNCELVINMDQIGGKEPINIVVLDSIKGIPASKGKTQFPEYLQDKPFDGVSSKWTIIAPEIFSLMQISNTPDWLVEVIKKSSTGMTVNQVSGSGSDEMVFTQAGIVSTCIFTGGNQTHSSKDVPEQVNLSTIEQVGKLTLNIIINTIVELTKPNKRE, from the coding sequence ATGTTACTACCTCTGATTTTTGGATGTTCTGATAATCAGATAAAAGAAATTATCTTACCTCCTGATTTTACAGGAAATATTTTCAGACATATTACTGAGTTGACAAAAATTGGTCCTCGATATGTTGGGAGTAATTTTGAGAAACAGGCTGCTGTATATATTGAAAATCAACTTAATCAAATTGGATTGGAAACGACTAAAGAAAACTTCCAGTTTGAAACCTTTGAAATACAGCAATCGCAACTGTTTGTTGGCTCGGATACCATAATCCCTTCAAGAATTTGTTTTAATCCTTACAAAGATAGCCTAACGGTGTCTGACCGCTTTGTATTAATCGACTCATTGTCAGACAATGACATCTCGAATAAATTTGTTGTTGCCTCTGAAAAGATAAATTACTTTCAAATTGTTTTCAGAAATCCCAAAATGATCATTTATGTTGATAGTCGGGATTTAGAAAAACTAAAGAATGTTGAAGATCGTAATTTCAAACTTAAAATCAAAGGCAAAATTGAAAAGTACCATTCAGCTAATGTGGTTGCTGATTTGAAATCAACCAACGAAAATGCAAAAGAAATCATATTATGTGCTCATTATGACAGCTTTCATGGAAGTCCAGGAGCTGATGATAATGCATCTGGGATTTCAGCATTAATTGAACTGTCAAGGATTCTTTTCAATAATTCCAGAAAACTGGATGACTTTAATATCAAATTTGTAGCATTTAGTGGAGAAGAAAAAGGACTTCTAGGTTCAAGACATTTTCTGGACGCTCACTCAAATGATTTTAAAAACTGTGAGCTTGTTATTAACATGGACCAAATTGGGGGGAAAGAACCAATTAATATCGTAGTTTTAGACAGTATAAAAGGAATTCCGGCAAGTAAGGGAAAAACCCAATTTCCTGAATACTTGCAGGATAAACCTTTTGATGGGGTTTCTTCAAAATGGACAATAATAGCTCCTGAAATATTCAGTCTAATGCAGATTTCAAATACCCCAGATTGGTTAGTTGAAGTAATAAAAAAAAGTTCAACTGGAATGACTGTTAATCAAGTTTCTGGCTCCGGAAGCGATGAGATGGTTTTTACACAAGCAGGTATCGTTTCTACATGCATCTTTACGGGAGGAAATCAAACTCATAGCAGCAAAGATGTTCCAGAACAGGTAAATCTTTCTACTATAGAACAGGTTGGAAAATTGACACTAAATATTATTATAAATACAATAGTAGAATTAACAAAACCTAACAAGCGAGAATAG